CGCGGCACAGATGCCGTCTGGCGAGATCACTTACACACACTGGCCGCACTCCAGCGATTGCGCATTACCGCAAGCAGTGATGTGCTCATGCACCGCCGATCACGCAAGCCACTGGCCGACACACTCACGGCCATTCGGCATGGCCTGCCACTCTCGCAGTGCGGCAGGCGATTCACACCGAACGCTGAACAGCACCTGCGCAACCGGTTGCGGCTGGCCCGGCTCTACCCCCCAGAAATGCTTGCCACCAGCATTGAGATTGCCAGCCGTTGCCACTTTTCATTAGATGAGCTGCGCTATGAGTACCCAGATGAAATCGTGCCCAATGGCTTTACACCCACCCATTGGCTTCGGCACTTAACTGAAGAAGGCATTCGCCACCGCTACCCTGCTGATCGCTATCCCAACGGCCTGCCAGAAAAAGTACGCCGCCAGATTGAACATGAACTCACGCTGATCCAGGAGCTGCGTTACGAAGCCTACTTTTTAACGGTCTATGACATTGTGGCCTTTGCCAAAGGCCGTGGAATTCTATGCCAAGGCCGGGGCTCAGCGGCCAACTCTGCAGTCTGCTATTGCCTGGGCATTACCGAAGTCGACCCCGACCGTATGAGCATGCTGTTTGAGCGCTTTATTTCTAAAGAACGCAACGAGCCGCCCGATATTGATGTCGACTTTGAACACCAGCGGCGCGAAGAAGTTATTCAGTACATCTATCAAAAATATGGCCGTGATCGGGCAGCCTTGGCCGCATCGGTCACCACCTATCGGCCACGCTCTGCCCTGCGCGACACGGGCAAGGCCTTGGGCTTTGATCCGCAGCTGATTGACCATGTGGCCAAACACCACCAATGGTGGGACGGCAGGCGTGTTCAAGTCGAGGCCTTGCGTGAACACATTCACTGTGCCGTAACCGAGCTTTGTAACGACATTGGAGAGCCCATCATCCCCATGCCCAGTGATCAACAGATTGAACGCTGGGCTGATCTTTGCAATCAACTCATTGGCTTTCCACGACACTTATCTCAGCACGTGGGCGGATTCATTATTGCCCGCACACGGCTATCGGACTTAGTGCCCGTTGAAAACGCGGCCATGCCCGAGCGAAGTGTCATTCAATGGGACAAAGACGACATTGAAGCACTCGGCCTACTAAAGGTGGATGTCTTGGCGCTCGGCATGCTCTCCGCTATTCGGCGGGCCATGGAATTCATTGGTCAGAAACTCGGCAGGCCCATGCTGATACAAGACATTCCACCGCAAGACAGTGCCACTTACGACATGATCTGCGCCGCGCAAACAGTGGGCGTATTTCAGATTGAGTCGCGGGCCCAGATGTCGATGCTGCCGCGGCTCAAGCCCCGCTGTTTTTACGACCTGGTGATTGAGGTTGCTATTGTTCGGCCGGGACCCATTCAGGGCGGCATGGTGCACCCCTACCTGCGCAGACGTCAGGGCTTAGAGCCCGTGGACTATCCCAGCCCTGCCGTGAAAGAAGCACTCTCGCGCACTTTGGGCGTGCCCATCTTTCAAGAGCAAGTCATGCAGCTGGCCATTCTCGCAGCGGGTTTCACTGCGGGGGAAGCCGATCAACTGCGCCGCTCTATGGCCGCCTGGCGGCGCAAGGGTGGCTTAGAGCACTTTCATGATCGAGTGGTGGGCGGCATGCTGGCCCGCGGCTATCCACGGGAATTTGCCGATCGTGTCTTTCGTCAGATCGAAGGCTTTGGTGAATACGGCTTTCCCGAATCTCATGCCGCCAGTTTCGCGCTACTGGTTTATATCAGCTGCTGGATGAAATGCCATCATCCGGATGCATTTTTGGCCGCCATGCTCAATGCACAGCCCCTTGGGTTTTATTCACCATCTCAACTCGTGCAAGATGCTCGCCGCAACGGGGTGAAAGTGCTGCCGGTGGATGTCACCGTCAGTGATATTGAGAGCAGTTTAGAGATCCCACCATCAAAGCACTCGGCAACGGTTCGTGCGTCACACCAGACGCAGGGCAATACGTCATGTATTACGCAATACAGCAATCATTTACCGCAGGCACGTCATCCTGTGCGTCTGGGCCTGAATCGAATCGCCCAACTTCCCATAACGGCTGCCGAACGCATCGTGGCAGCACGCCAACAACATGCATTTGATAGCGTAGAAGATCTGGCCGCGCGGGCCGAACTTGATCGTGCCGACTTAAATGCGCTTGCCGCCGCTGGCGCATTGAAGTCTCTTGCGGGCAATCGCCATCAGGCCGTTTGGGAAAGCAGTGGTTATCAGCCTATGCCCAAGGTGCTGAAACAAAGCCGGATTGATGAACCCAAACTCACATTAACAGCGCCCACCGAGGGCGACGATCTGGTGGCTGACTATGCCAGCCTGGGATTGACACTGGGCCGCCATCCAATGGCCATACTACGCCCGCAATTGGCAGCGCTGGGTGCGCAGCCTGCTATCAAATTAGCCGGCTATCGACACGGGCAACTCGCCCGCGCGGCGGGCCTGGTCACCCACCGACAACGGCCTGGCACCGCCAATGGCACCTTGTTTATTTCTTTGGAAGATGACACTGGCATGGTGAATGTGATTGTCTGGCCAGATGTCTTGCAACGGTTTTACGATGCCGTATTGTATTCGCAGCTCATGCTGGTCTATGGCACCTGGCAGCGGGACACCACCATCAACCCCGCTGCGCCTGGCCAAGTCCGCAACCTACTCGCCCAGCGAGTAGAAGACCAAAGCCATCTGTTGCAGACACTCATTGGCGACCTAACGGTGCAGTCCCGGGATTTCCATTAACGCAGTACTAGCACCGGAATATTGGCGTGGGCCAATACCTTTTGGGTTTGACTGCCAAGCATCATCTTGGCCAAGCCAGTGCGGCCATGAGAGGCGATTGCAATCAAATCACAGCCATGTTGCTTGGCGGCCTCAACAATTTCGTCTGCCACGAATTCACTCACCACATAGCTGGTAACACAAGCCACCCCGGCTGCCTGACAGGCTTGCTGTATCTCTTTCAGAACCTGCTGTCCGCTTTCCGCCGCTTTTTCGCTGTAGTCCTCGGGCATGTAGGCTGCTTCCGGAAGATAAGCACGAACGGTGGAGTTGATATCCGGCACCACATGAAAGCCGGTGACTTTTGCGCCCACACTCTTGGCCAATGCTACGGCACTGGCCAGTCCACGCTTTGAGACTTCCGAGCCGTCGTAAGGCACCAAAATATTTTTAAACATAACGTTCCCCTTCGTAAATGAACCTGATTGCCGTCCATTATGAGCAGGCGGGTGAACTTTGGAATTGACTTAGATCAGGAGTCTACCCGGTGGGCCTGGGGTGGCGGCTCAGGTCGCTCGTCTGACGTGGGCGTCACCCCATAAGGGGCGACCAGCTGCCAGACATGCCCAGGCACCATGTTCTTGATCCGCCTGGGCTCTTGGCGGCGCAGATGAATCACCGTTTCGACAGCCTTCATCTCCACCCGGGCCCTGGCAAATTCCAAGCCGCGTGGGCCGACCTTGGGCATAAGCCAGCCCACCAAAGGCCGCAGCCAATTGGGCATGCTGCGCAGCGGCAGACCGCCCGCCGCACGTTCGGTGTTTTGCATAAAGCCTTTAACAGGCCCCTGCCGCTTGCCGGCAGAACCCGGCCCGGCCAACGAGACTTCATCGCCCAGCAATTCCAATAATTCCACACCACGTGGGTTACGCACCACCAACCACTGCTGCCCCTCGCCCCCCATATAGCCCACCGTGATGTCGGACAAGACATTGGTGTAATCCACGCAGGTACGACAAGTTAGCGGAAAAAAATCAGAGGGCAGCTTCGATAAGGGCAGCATCAAAAACGGAATACGTTTGATTCGGCCATCAACAAACCGAATCTCCACGTGATAGTCCGCACAAAACTCGAGATAGGTAATGGTCTCGGGCCGATCTGAAATCAGACTTAAAAACTCATGAAACCGCTCGGTGGTGGTGTTGTCTGAACACGGCGTGCCAATCACATAGAGTTTTTCAAACCCAAGCTCTGCTTCAAGTGAGCGCAGCGCATACACCTGACAAGGAATACCAATCACGGCCAGCCGTTTTATCCCTTGGGCCCTGGCAGGCTCGAGCATTGCAAGCAAAGGGGCATAGCCCATCCGCATGCCACGGCAGGCGGCCAGATCTTCTTTGCGGGTCACCAACACGGGCACAGGCCGCCATTGATCCTGCTCATCCGGCGCCATGGTCAGCACGGCATCGACACGACCCTCTTCTAATAGGCGCTCTGCAAGTCGGGTGGTAATGCCCGTCCACTGGGCGCCAACCGAGGGCGACTTGAGCGCAGCGCGATAGAGCCGCTGATAAGGGCCAAAGAAGAGCTCGTCGGCGTTAGCCTGGACTGCACCAGCGCTTGATGCTGTGTGTTGATCCCCGCTCGTATTTACGCCTAGCGCCGGTGATCCGCGTGTGCGGCCATGGACCTGGGTTTCCATCTTGGGGTAGTCCGGCGCAATAAATTGGCAGGCAGTGCCGCAGCGCTTCGGATCGCTGGTGCGCGAGACGCCACAGTCAGTACAAAGATCGCGATGGGGTGCAGGTTCTTTCGAGACCCAACGCTGCATGGCGGTCACACTTAGCCAGCTAGGCCGCGTTCAAGATCTTGCTTCAGGTCTTCTATATCTTCCAGACCAACAGCGACACGCAGCAAGGACTGTTTAATACCCGCCTTAGCACGCGCCTCTTCCGAGATGCGGCCATGCGTGGTGGTGCCGGGGTGCGTAATGATGGTGCGCGTATCGCCCAAATTACCCGTAACCGACATGATCTCGACCGAGTTGATCACACGATGGGCATTGGCACGTTGCTCTTCTGGGGTGCTCCCCACCACCTCGAAGGACACCACCGCGCCACCAGTCGACTGCTGCTGCATGGCCAGGGCATGCTGGGGGTGGGACGGCAGGCCGGGATAAAGCACACGGCTTACCCGTGGGTGTTGCTCTAACCACTGGGCCAACGCAAGCGCCGATGCACTGTGGGCCTTCATGCGTATATCGAGTGTTTCCAAACTCTTATGCAAAACCCAGGCATTAAAGGGGGCAAGTGATGGGCCACAGGTTCGCACGAACTGATAAATCGGATCAGTCAAGGCCTTGCTGCCTGCCACGGCACCACCCAAGACACGGCCCTGCCCGTCAATATATTTGGTGGCCGAGTGAAGCGTGAGGTCTGCGCCCAAGGCCAAGGGCTGCTGGATCGCAGGTGTGCAAAAACAGTTATCCACCACCAATACAACACCAGCCGCTTTGGCAGTCGCCGCAATTGCACGAATATCTGCAACTTCGGTAAGAGGATTCGACGGCGTTTCCAGATAAAAGAGTTTCGTGTTGGGCTGGATCGCAGCCTTCCAAGCAGCCGAATCGGTCAGCGAGACATAGGTCACGCTCACACCGAACTTCACCATGTAGTTGTCAAAGAGCTGGACGGTAGAACCAAACAGGCTGGGGGTAGTGACGATATGGTCCCCCGCTTTGAGAAGCGCCATGCAAGTCGCCAAAATAGCAGCCATGCCAGAGCTGGTGGCCACACAACGCTCAGCATTTTCAAGCGAGGCAAGCCGCTCTTCAAACATCTGCACCGATGGGTTGGTAAACCGCGAATAGACCATGCCTGGCTCTTGATTCTGGAACCGGCGCGCTGCCTGCTCTGCATCATCAAACACAAAGCTCGATGTCAGATACATGGCTTCCGAATGCTCGCCGTATTCCGAGCGCGTGGTGCCCGCACGCACAGCCCGCGTTGCGAAACGCAGGTCGCGCCGGGTGGCCGATTTCGGGGTCTTTTTAGTCGTCATTGTTTAAGTTTAATGCCAGCTGCTTGCGGGTGGCTTCAGTGCCGCCATGAATTCTGGAAGATTCCAAAATATCCAAGAGCTTATCGGTGACATCGCCGGTAACGTAGTGGCCATCAAAACATGAGGCTTCTAGCTCCTGGATGGACTTATTTAAGCCCATCACATCACGCTTCATTGACTCAATATCTTGATAGATCAAGGCATCGGCGCCGATGGCCTTGCAGATTTCGTCATCGGTTCGGTTAAAGGCAATCAGCTCACTGCGGGTGGGCATGTCAATGCCGTAGACATTGGGAAAGCGCACCGGCGGCGCAGCAGAGGCAAATATCACTCGCTTGGCACCCGAATCCCGGGCCATCTGAACAATCTCTTGGCTGGTGGTGCCGCGAACAATCGAATCGTCTACGATCAAGACACTCTTGCCCTTGAACTCGTAGGGAATCGCATTGAGTTTTTGGCGAACCGACTTTTTACGCGCCGCCTGGCCCGGCATGATAAATGTGCGGCCGATATAGCGGTTTTTAATAAAACCTTCCCGGTAGTCAATGCCAAGCTTCATGGCCAATTGCATCGCCGCTGGCCGGCTGGAGTCAGGAATGGGCATGACCACATCAATCTCACCGCTTGGAAACGCTGCGCGGATTTTTTCTGCAAGTGATTCACCCATGCGCAGCCGTGCATCGTAGACACTCACGCCATCAATCACCGAATCTGGCCGGGCAAAGTACACGTATTCAAATACGCACGGGTTAAGCGATGTTTTCGCCGCACAGATCTGAGAATGGACTTCGCCATCCAGCGTGATGATCACGCACTCACCCGGTGCGACATCTCGCACGGGGGTAAAGCCCAGGCCCTGAATGGCCACGCTTTCCGAGGCCACCATCCACTCTTCACCAAGCGCATCAATGTTTTTACCAAGAACCAGAGGGCGAATGCCATATGGGTCACGAAAGGCCACCACACCAAAGCCTGCAATCATGGCCACGCAGGCATAGGCACCACGCACACGAGCATCCAAGGCTGACACTGCCGCAAAGACCGAACGTGCGTCGAGCGATAAGCCCGAGACCGCCTGCTGCAGCTCATGAGCAAACACATTGAGCAACACCTCCGAATCGGATTCGGTGTTGATGTGCCGGCGATCCCGCCGATACATGTCTTGCTGTAACTCTTCGGCATTGGTCAGGTTGCCGTTGTGTCCCAGCACAATCCCAAAAGGCGCATTCACATAAAACGGTTGCGCCTCTTCAGAATTGGCGGCGCTACCGGCAGTGGGGTAACGGACATGGCCAATACCCATCTGCCCCTGCAGATTACGCATATCACGTGTGCGAAAAACGTCGCGCACCAGGC
The nucleotide sequence above comes from beta proteobacterium MWH-UniP1. Encoded proteins:
- a CDS encoding error-prone DNA polymerase, with product MDYAELFCRSNYSFLQGASHPAELVERAHSLGYTALAITDEASVAGVVQAHVAAKSVGLKLLIGAQFASSDFSGRISVLATSRTGYAQLGHLITQTRRREAKGQYRLHRQDLESGLTECLVIWLPDPSDSPTDHHRCATWLKALFDDRLYIACTLLLRGTDAVWRDHLHTLAALQRLRITASSDVLMHRRSRKPLADTLTAIRHGLPLSQCGRRFTPNAEQHLRNRLRLARLYPPEMLATSIEIASRCHFSLDELRYEYPDEIVPNGFTPTHWLRHLTEEGIRHRYPADRYPNGLPEKVRRQIEHELTLIQELRYEAYFLTVYDIVAFAKGRGILCQGRGSAANSAVCYCLGITEVDPDRMSMLFERFISKERNEPPDIDVDFEHQRREEVIQYIYQKYGRDRAALAASVTTYRPRSALRDTGKALGFDPQLIDHVAKHHQWWDGRRVQVEALREHIHCAVTELCNDIGEPIIPMPSDQQIERWADLCNQLIGFPRHLSQHVGGFIIARTRLSDLVPVENAAMPERSVIQWDKDDIEALGLLKVDVLALGMLSAIRRAMEFIGQKLGRPMLIQDIPPQDSATYDMICAAQTVGVFQIESRAQMSMLPRLKPRCFYDLVIEVAIVRPGPIQGGMVHPYLRRRQGLEPVDYPSPAVKEALSRTLGVPIFQEQVMQLAILAAGFTAGEADQLRRSMAAWRRKGGLEHFHDRVVGGMLARGYPREFADRVFRQIEGFGEYGFPESHAASFALLVYISCWMKCHHPDAFLAAMLNAQPLGFYSPSQLVQDARRNGVKVLPVDVTVSDIESSLEIPPSKHSATVRASHQTQGNTSCITQYSNHLPQARHPVRLGLNRIAQLPITAAERIVAARQQHAFDSVEDLAARAELDRADLNALAAAGALKSLAGNRHQAVWESSGYQPMPKVLKQSRIDEPKLTLTAPTEGDDLVADYASLGLTLGRHPMAILRPQLAALGAQPAIKLAGYRHGQLARAAGLVTHRQRPGTANGTLFISLEDDTGMVNVIVWPDVLQRFYDAVLYSQLMLVYGTWQRDTTINPAAPGQVRNLLAQRVEDQSHLLQTLIGDLTVQSRDFH
- a CDS encoding universal stress protein, with the translated sequence MFKNILVPYDGSEVSKRGLASAVALAKSVGAKVTGFHVVPDINSTVRAYLPEAAYMPEDYSEKAAESGQQVLKEIQQACQAAGVACVTSYVVSEFVADEIVEAAKQHGCDLIAIASHGRTGLAKMMLGSQTQKVLAHANIPVLVLR
- a CDS encoding Coenzyme F420 hydrogenase/dehydrogenase, beta subunit C-terminal domain, whose product is MQRWVSKEPAPHRDLCTDCGVSRTSDPKRCGTACQFIAPDYPKMETQVHGRTRGSPALGVNTSGDQHTASSAGAVQANADELFFGPYQRLYRAALKSPSVGAQWTGITTRLAERLLEEGRVDAVLTMAPDEQDQWRPVPVLVTRKEDLAACRGMRMGYAPLLAMLEPARAQGIKRLAVIGIPCQVYALRSLEAELGFEKLYVIGTPCSDNTTTERFHEFLSLISDRPETITYLEFCADYHVEIRFVDGRIKRIPFLMLPLSKLPSDFFPLTCRTCVDYTNVLSDITVGYMGGEGQQWLVVRNPRGVELLELLGDEVSLAGPGSAGKRQGPVKGFMQNTERAAGGLPLRSMPNWLRPLVGWLMPKVGPRGLEFARARVEMKAVETVIHLRRQEPRRIKNMVPGHVWQLVAPYGVTPTSDERPEPPPQAHRVDS
- a CDS encoding O-succinylhomoserine sulfhydrylase; this encodes MTTKKTPKSATRRDLRFATRAVRAGTTRSEYGEHSEAMYLTSSFVFDDAEQAARRFQNQEPGMVYSRFTNPSVQMFEERLASLENAERCVATSSGMAAILATCMALLKAGDHIVTTPSLFGSTVQLFDNYMVKFGVSVTYVSLTDSAAWKAAIQPNTKLFYLETPSNPLTEVADIRAIAATAKAAGVVLVVDNCFCTPAIQQPLALGADLTLHSATKYIDGQGRVLGGAVAGSKALTDPIYQFVRTCGPSLAPFNAWVLHKSLETLDIRMKAHSASALALAQWLEQHPRVSRVLYPGLPSHPQHALAMQQQSTGGAVVSFEVVGSTPEEQRANAHRVINSVEIMSVTGNLGDTRTIITHPGTTTHGRISEEARAKAGIKQSLLRVAVGLEDIEDLKQDLERGLAG
- the purF gene encoding amidophosphoribosyltransferase, which translates into the protein MCGVIGIVGHSPVNQLLYDGLLLLQHRGQDAAGIATAQGKRIHIHRNNGLVRDVFRTRDMRNLQGQMGIGHVRYPTAGSAANSEEAQPFYVNAPFGIVLGHNGNLTNAEELQQDMYRRDRRHINTESDSEVLLNVFAHELQQAVSGLSLDARSVFAAVSALDARVRGAYACVAMIAGFGVVAFRDPYGIRPLVLGKNIDALGEEWMVASESVAIQGLGFTPVRDVAPGECVIITLDGEVHSQICAAKTSLNPCVFEYVYFARPDSVIDGVSVYDARLRMGESLAEKIRAAFPSGEIDVVMPIPDSSRPAAMQLAMKLGIDYREGFIKNRYIGRTFIMPGQAARKKSVRQKLNAIPYEFKGKSVLIVDDSIVRGTTSQEIVQMARDSGAKRVIFASAAPPVRFPNVYGIDMPTRSELIAFNRTDDEICKAIGADALIYQDIESMKRDVMGLNKSIQELEASCFDGHYVTGDVTDKLLDILESSRIHGGTEATRKQLALNLNNDD